One part of the Lotus japonicus ecotype B-129 chromosome 2, LjGifu_v1.2 genome encodes these proteins:
- the LOC130736872 gene encoding uncharacterized protein LOC130736872: MDISIKQSSLNLIYAAVRTFVYAQPIFSQRRHFWTKLQELNTQQWTPCCCIGDFNEILEQHEKQGLRDQPESRMQLFRDCLDNSNLMDMDLKGCKFTWCSNPRQGQVTKEKLDKILINWPWRALYPNSSGFALPIVSSDHSPLLLRLKPLLRPTKLFRFEALWVEDE, translated from the coding sequence ATGGACATTTCTATTAAGCAAAGTTCTCTTAACCTTATTTATGCTGCTGTTCGTACTTTTGTGTATGCACAACCTATTTTCTCCCAAAGAAGGCACTTCTGGACCAAATTACAAGAGCTCAACACTCAGCAATGGACCCCGTGCTGTTGCATTGGGGATTTTAACGAAATTTTAGAGCAACATGAGAAGCAAGGCCTCCGGGATCAGCCAGAATCAAGAATGCAATTGTTCAGGGATTGTCTTGACAACTCTAACCTCATGGATATGGACCTAAAGGGTTGCAAATTTACATGGTGTAGTAACCCTAGACAAGGTCAGGTCACAAAGGAAAAGCTAGACAAGATTCTAATCAATTGGCCATGGCGTGCTTTGTATCCAAACTCTTCGGGTTTTGCCCTTCCTATTGTCAGTTCAGACCACTCTCCCCTCTTATTGCGCCTCAAACCCCTCCTCCGTCCAACCAAACTGTTCAGATTTGAGGCTCTTTGGGTTGAAGACGAATAG